In Zingiber officinale cultivar Zhangliang chromosome 1A, Zo_v1.1, whole genome shotgun sequence, a genomic segment contains:
- the LOC122038509 gene encoding pre-mRNA-processing factor 19-like isoform X3, translating into MKELIIRLMNLGEKHDAACRVIARLKKERDDARMLLAQAERIEANNAIAISDRKRAAVDELGPDQKRIRPGINPIIIAELTECNTLLSGQRKKRQIPTTLVHVDTLDRYTQVASHPLHKSNKPGILALDIDASKDVIATGGIDSTGVLFNRTSGQISSTLTGHSKKVTTIKFVLGDELVITGSGDKTVRIWRGSEDGNYDCRHVLRDHTAEVQAVTVHATNKYLVTVSMDNTWCFYDLSTGSCLTQVGEALPEEGYTSASFHPDGLILGTGTAGAKVKIWDVKSQSNVANFDGHIGSVTAVSFSENGYFLATAATDGVKLWDLRKLKNFRSFSPYDSSTPTNSVEFDFSGSYLAIAGPDIRVYQVANVKLEWNNIKTWPDLSGTGKVTSLKFGADAKYMAVGSMDRNLRIFGLPWDGSQQISPDH; encoded by the exons atgaaggaactaatcatcagactcatgaatctcggagaaaag CATGATGCTGCATGCCGTGTTATAGCAAGACTGAAGAAGGAAAGAGATGATGCAAGAATGCTTTTGGCTCAGGCAGAGAGGATAGAAGCCAATAATGCAATTGCTATCAGTGATCGCAAAAGAG CTGCAGTGGATGAGTTAGGTCCTGACCAGAAGAGAATTCGTCCTGGTATTAATCCTATTATCATTGCAGAACTTACTGAATGTAATACTTTGCTTTCTGGACAACGGAAAAAGCGCCAG ATTCCAACAACACTGGTTCATGTTGATACGCTGGACAGATACACTCAGGTCGCTAGTCATCCCCTTCACAAGTCTAACAAGCCAGGCATTCTTGCTCTAGATATCGATGCTTCCAAG GATGTAATTGCTACTGGAGGTATAGATTCAACTGGAGTTCTTTTCAATAGGACATCAGGTCAAATCTCATCAACACTCACTGGTCACTCAAAGAAG GTTACCACTATCAAATTTGTGCTCGGTGATGAACTGGTTATAACTGGATCAGGTGATAAG ACAGTTCGCATTTGGAGAGGGTCTGAAGATGGAAACTATGATTGTCGTCATGTCCTGAGGGACCACACTGCTGAG GTACAAGCTGTCACAGTCCATGCTACGAATAAATACCTTGTGACTGTTTCTATGGATAATACTTGGTGTTTCTATGACCTCTCTACAGGATCCTGCCTTACTCAG GTTGGCGAAGCTTTGCCAGAGGAGGGCTACACTTCAGCTTCATTTCATCCTGATGGTCTTATTCTAGGTACTGGCACTGCCGGAGCCAAGGTTAAAATTTGGGATGTCAAGTCTCAG TCAAATGTTGCAAATTTTGATGGGCATATTGGTTCAGTGACTGCTGTGTCATTTTCTGAGAATGGTTATTTCCTTGCG ACGGCAGCTACAGATGGTGTGAAGCTTTGGGATCTTAGGAAGCTAAAGAACTTCAGATCCTTTTCTCCATATGATTCAAGCACTCCAACAAACTCTG TTGAATTTGACTTCAGTGGGAGTTATCTTGCCATTGCCGGCCCTGATATAAG AGTCTACCAAGTTGCCAATGTGAAGCTGGAATGGAACAACATCAAGACATGGCCTGATTTATCTGGAACAG GGAAAGTTACATCCTTAAAGTTTGGAGCTGATGCAAAATACATGGCAGTTGGTTCTATGGACCGAAATCTTCGAATATTTGGACTCCCATGGGATGGATCGCAGCAAATATCCCCGGATCATTGA
- the LOC122038509 gene encoding pre-mRNA-processing factor 19-like isoform X2, whose amino-acid sequence MRSKRQLIGCSISSLSPHDAACRVIARLKKERDDARMLLAQAERIEANNAIAISDRKRAAVDELGPDQKRIRPGINPIIIAELTECNTLLSGQRKKRQIPTTLVHVDTLDRYTQVASHPLHKSNKPGILALDIDASKDVIATGGIDSTGVLFNRTSGQISSTLTGHSKKVTTIKFVLGDELVITGSGDKTVRIWRGSEDGNYDCRHVLRDHTAEVQAVTVHATNKYLVTVSMDNTWCFYDLSTGSCLTQVGEALPEEGYTSASFHPDGLILGTGTAGAKVKIWDVKSQSNVANFDGHIGSVTAVSFSENGYFLATAATDGVKLWDLRKLKNFRSFSPYDSSTPTNSVEFDFSGSYLAIAGPDIRVYQVANVKLEWNNIKTWPDLSGTGKVTSLKFGADAKYMAVGSMDRNLRIFGLPWDGSQQISPDH is encoded by the exons ATGAGGTCAAAGAGACAATTGATTGGGTGCTCCATTAGCTCTCTTTCGCCT CATGATGCTGCATGCCGTGTTATAGCAAGACTGAAGAAGGAAAGAGATGATGCAAGAATGCTTTTGGCTCAGGCAGAGAGGATAGAAGCCAATAATGCAATTGCTATCAGTGATCGCAAAAGAG CTGCAGTGGATGAGTTAGGTCCTGACCAGAAGAGAATTCGTCCTGGTATTAATCCTATTATCATTGCAGAACTTACTGAATGTAATACTTTGCTTTCTGGACAACGGAAAAAGCGCCAG ATTCCAACAACACTGGTTCATGTTGATACGCTGGACAGATACACTCAGGTCGCTAGTCATCCCCTTCACAAGTCTAACAAGCCAGGCATTCTTGCTCTAGATATCGATGCTTCCAAG GATGTAATTGCTACTGGAGGTATAGATTCAACTGGAGTTCTTTTCAATAGGACATCAGGTCAAATCTCATCAACACTCACTGGTCACTCAAAGAAG GTTACCACTATCAAATTTGTGCTCGGTGATGAACTGGTTATAACTGGATCAGGTGATAAG ACAGTTCGCATTTGGAGAGGGTCTGAAGATGGAAACTATGATTGTCGTCATGTCCTGAGGGACCACACTGCTGAG GTACAAGCTGTCACAGTCCATGCTACGAATAAATACCTTGTGACTGTTTCTATGGATAATACTTGGTGTTTCTATGACCTCTCTACAGGATCCTGCCTTACTCAG GTTGGCGAAGCTTTGCCAGAGGAGGGCTACACTTCAGCTTCATTTCATCCTGATGGTCTTATTCTAGGTACTGGCACTGCCGGAGCCAAGGTTAAAATTTGGGATGTCAAGTCTCAG TCAAATGTTGCAAATTTTGATGGGCATATTGGTTCAGTGACTGCTGTGTCATTTTCTGAGAATGGTTATTTCCTTGCG ACGGCAGCTACAGATGGTGTGAAGCTTTGGGATCTTAGGAAGCTAAAGAACTTCAGATCCTTTTCTCCATATGATTCAAGCACTCCAACAAACTCTG TTGAATTTGACTTCAGTGGGAGTTATCTTGCCATTGCCGGCCCTGATATAAG AGTCTACCAAGTTGCCAATGTGAAGCTGGAATGGAACAACATCAAGACATGGCCTGATTTATCTGGAACAG GGAAAGTTACATCCTTAAAGTTTGGAGCTGATGCAAAATACATGGCAGTTGGTTCTATGGACCGAAATCTTCGAATATTTGGACTCCCATGGGATGGATCGCAGCAAATATCCCCGGATCATTGA